The following proteins are encoded in a genomic region of Fusarium oxysporum f. sp. lycopersici 4287 chromosome 1, whole genome shotgun sequence:
- a CDS encoding succinate-semialdehyde dehydrogenase — protein sequence MDFLSQLSDPELLKPSGFVHGQWKASATGKSFGIQDPGTGKTFTTCASYDTSDVDSVVQSSAKAFQHYRKENPRSRAHKLLEWDRLIRENKEDLARILTYETGKPLAEAHGELEYALGFTWWFSGEAERVRGNVSIPAAPNRRVFVVKQPIGIAVALVPWNFPVAMILRKAAAALAAGCTFIAKPSPETPLSCLALAKLAADAGFSPGVFNVIPTSMENTPSVAEALCKHPLVKKVSFTGSTAIGSLIAKHCSEGLKKVSLELGGNCPFVVFDDCNQEQALEALFTLKWRHSGQACVTANRVYVQSGIYEEFLEKVVSRTKTLKQGHGLDLETTIGPLTTPRGVAKAQQHVDDAVSAGAKVVLGGKPATDVGEGFFFQPTVLRDATQDMLISREETFAPVLALYRFETEDEAVAMANNTEMGLASYFFTKNVDRSWRLLENLEAWMIGMNTGNSSAAESPFGGMKLSGYGKESGKDVAIEEYLVAKTGTFTVEDHF from the exons ATGGATTTCCTCTCACAG CTGTCTGATCCTGAACTTCTTAAGCCTTCTGGCTTCGTCCATGGACAATGGAAAGCTTCAGCTACAGGCAAGAGCTTCGGTATTCAAG ACCCCGGAACCGGGAAAACGTTCACCACTTGTGCCAGTTACGATACATCGGATGTAGATAGCGTGGTTCAATCTAGCGCAAAGGCATTTCAACACTATCGAAAAGAGAACCCGCGCTCTCGTGCCCATAAGCTCCTTGAGTGGGATCGACTTATCCGAGAAAACAAAGAGGATCTTGCTCGTATACTGACCTACGAGACGGGAAAGCCTCTGGCTGAAGCCCATGGCGAGCTTGAATATGCTCTTGGCTTTACCTGGTGGTTTTCTGGCGAGGCCGAGCGAGTTCGGGGTAACGTCAGCATCCCTGCGGCTCCAAACCGTCGTGTATTCGTCGTCAAGCAGCCTATCGGTATTGCTGTTGCTCTTGTTCCCTGGAACTTCCCGGTTGC CATGATCCTGCGAAAAGCGGCGGCAGCCTTGGCAGCTGGATGTACTTTTATTGCCAAGCCCTCACCAGAGACCCCTTTGTCGTGTCTTGCGCTAGCAAAGTTGGCAGCAGATGCTGGCTTTTCACCTGGAGTCTTCAATGTGATCCCTACATCGATGGAGAATACACCCAGTGTTGCCGAGGCCTTGTGTAAACATCCCTTGGTCAAAAAGGTGTCTTTTACCGGTTCTACCGCTATTGGTAGCCTTATCGCGAAGCATTGCTCAGAGGGTCTTAAAAAGGTGTCCCTCGAGTTAGGTGGCAACTGCCCATTTGTAGTCTTTGATGACTGCAACCAGGAGCAGGCATTAGAAGCTCTATTTACTCTCAAGTGGCGACACTCTGGTCAGGCCTGCGTTACTGCCAATCGTGTTTATGTCCAGAGCGGCATCTATGAGGAGTTTCTTGAAAAGGTTGTGTCCCGTACCAAGACCCTAAAACAGGGTCATGGTCTCGATCTCGAAACCACTATCGGCCCGTTAACCACGCCTCGTGGGGTTGCCAAAGCTCAGCAACACGTCGACGACGCGGTTTCTGCTGGAGCAAAGGTCGTTCTGGGAGGCAAACCAGCCACAGACGTCGGCGAAGGGTTTTTCTTCCAGCCGACAGTCCTTCGTGATGCAACTCAAGACATGCTGATCAGCAGAGAGGAGACTTTTGCGCCCGTTCTCGCTCTCTATCGCTTTGAGactgaggatgaggctgtAGCAATGGCTAATAATACTGAAATGGGACTGGCGAGCTACTTCTTTACTAAGAACGTAGACCGCAGCTGGAGGCTTTTGGAAAACCTTGAGGCCTGGATGATTGGAATGAATACTGGAAACTCATCAGCAGCCGAGTCGCCTTTTGGCGGCATGAAGCTATCGGGTTATGGAAAAGAGTCGGGCAAGGATGTTGCTATAGAGGAGTATCTCGTGGCGAAGACCGGGACATTCACTGTTGAAGACCACTTCTAG
- a CDS encoding hypothetical protein (At least one base has a quality score < 10), whose translation MFYRWMHVQKKDSLIRFDTEQFSTSSPALYITATPQAPNQASSLSIAMDLRAWTNLEERLGPTVEKLQGRLNEDQQLRAFTETGIKEHVLFGWAAAGHEAGMLCSVGNGRVNIRSGQVTDAAFVLSALPEQWQQFYSSSPEPPFQSYWGMFGQNIHQEGVEVRGKMDLFLALAPIWRRILDLSRDAFCGPIEEEGPSNLTTDNLVGRYVYVDLPHWGRTKLFYEQSGDMSKPAIIFLHTAGSDGRQYHGVMNHPDMLSRCHMTLFDMPGHGRSFPSETQIPGCHSNNEDAYVGTIAAVIKALGLKKPIVCGASMAGHVSLAVAIRAEEVGAGAVIPCQAAEFTDMERNHWSRSPFINQSLFTPEYIYGMMSPFSPQRERNLVWHTYSGQAFGMYHGDLDFYFGGWDGRGRVEKIDTSRCPVYMLTGDYDWSTTPELSAATARKIPGAKFKKMEGLGHFPATENPSRFVRYLAQAVDYVVEEMKKSP comes from the exons ATGTTTTACAGGTGGATGCACGTTCAGAAAAAGGACAGTCTGATTCGTTTCGACACAGAGCAATTCTCtacttcatcaccagcacTATATATCACTGCCACGCCTCAAGCTCCCAATCAAGCTTCATCACTATCAATTGCAATGGATTTGAGAGCTTGGACAAATTTAGAGGAAAGGCTCGGGCCCACTGTTGAGAAGCTCCAAGGGCGGCTGAACGAAGACCAGCAACTTCGCGCTTTTACAGAGACTGGAATCAAAGAACATGTTCTCTTCGGATGGGCCGCAGCTGGCCACGAAGCTGGCATGCTCTGCTCTGTAGGCAACGGGAGAGTCAACATCAGGAGCGGCCAAGTCACGGACGCTGCATTCGTCTTGTCAGCACTGCCTGAACAGTGGCAACAGTTCTACTCTTCCAGCCCAGAGCCCCCTTTTCAAAGCTATTGGGGCATGTTTGGCCAGAACATTCATCAAGAAGGTGTCGAGGTTCGTGGCAAGATGGACCTCTTCTTGGCGCTTGCTCCAATCTGGCGCCGTATTCTCGATCTCAGTCGCGACGCCTTTTGCGGACCTATTGAAGAGGAGGGGCCTTCCAATCTGACTACGGATAACCTCGTCGGTAGATATGTCTATGTTGACCTGCCTCACTGGGGTCGAACGAAGCTGTTCTACGAGCAAAGCGGAGACATGTCCAAACctgccatcatcttcttgcaTACAGCCGGAAGCGATGGACGCCAATACCATGGTGTGATGAATCACCCAGACATGCTCTCTCGTTGTCATATGACCCTTTTCGACATGCCAGGTCATGGCCGGAGCTTCCCTAGCGAGACTCAGATTCCTGGTTGTCACTCCAACAACGAAGACGCCTACGTCGGCACTATCGCGGCAGTCATCAAAGCACTTGGCCTGAAAAAGCCTATTGTGTGCGGTGCGAGTATGGCTGGCCATGTTTCTCTTGCTGTTGCTATCCGTGCTGAGGAGGTTGGAGCTGGTGCGGTGATCCCTTGCCAAGC GGCTGAATTCACAGACATGGAACGTAACCACTGGTCCCGGTCCCCCtttatcaatcaatcactGTTTACCCCTGAGTATATCTATGGA ATGATGTCTCCCTTCTCGCCTCAGCGAGAGCGCAATCTCGTTTGGCATACCTACTCGGGCCAGGCTTTCGGAATGTACCATGGAGACCTTGACTTCTACTTCGGTGGCTGGGATGGACGCGGTCgcgttgagaagattgacaCTAGCAGATGTCCTGTTTACATGCTCACTGGCGATTACGACTGGAGCACGACACCAGAACTGAGTGCAGCCACGGCAAGAAAAATCCCAGgtgccaagttcaagaagatggagggaCTTGGTCATTTCCCTGCAACAGAGAATCCTTCAAGATTCGTCCGGTATCTGGCCCAGGCTGTGGATTATGTGGTCGAAGAAATGAAGAAATCCCCTTGA
- a CDS encoding 4-carboxymuconolactone decarboxylase: MSSGNQQLFGQGIKNRREVVGDSYVEASLQNGSSEFAFPNQQLVTEWCWGNIWSRPGLDRKQRSLLNIGMLVALKSWPELGVHVRGAINNGVTEQEIREALLQTSIYCGVPAGIEATKVAERTLNDMAEKGEYKRVLAGRSADA, encoded by the exons ATGTCTTCCGGAAACCAGCAGCTTTTTGGCCAGGGTATCAAGAACCGTCGCGAGGTGGTTGGTGATTCCTATGTTGAAGCCTCTCTCCAAAACGGCTCCAGTGAATTCGCCTTTCCCAACCAACAATTGGTGACTGA ATGGTGCTGGGGCAATATTTGGTCGCGACCTGGTCTGGACCGCAAGCAAAGGAGTCTTCTTA ACATCGGAATGTTGGTGGCTTTGAAGAGTTGGCCTGAACTCGGTGTCCATGTTCGCGGTGCCATTAACAACGGAGTAACGGAACAGGAGATTCGGGAGGCTCTTTTGCAGACTTCCATCTACTGCGGTGTTCCAGCCGGCATTGAGGCTACCAAGGTTGCCGAAAGAACTTTGAACGATATGGCTGAGAAGGGTGAATACAAGAGGGTTCTCGCAGGAAGGTCTGCCGACGCTTAG